Proteins from a genomic interval of Brassica oleracea var. oleracea cultivar TO1000 unplaced genomic scaffold, BOL UnpScaffold01026, whole genome shotgun sequence:
- the LOC106320699 gene encoding methylesterase 3-like, which yields MESQTNKYLALILVTFLISLYYHPISATPQHGHAHFVLVHGAGHGAWCWYKLIPILKSQGHNVTAVDLAASGIDLSRAETLLSINEYIEPLMDLMNSLNVDEKVILVAHGFGGLAISKAMELFHDKVHMAIFVTALMPGPTFNFTFLSKGLVRWQAPLLDMKFIFGDGPNNPPTLSIGGPLFLSLNMYDLSPREDVELAGALVRPQRLFSNEDIDTSLVLTPERYGSVNRIFVVSEKGKTLMKEFQLWMIKNNPPNHVEHIQDSDHMVMISRPLDLGDRLLSLAKKFA from the exons ATGGAGAGCCAAACCAACAAATACTTAGCCCTGATTCTTGTTACATTCTTGATCAGTCTATACTACCATCCTATCTCCGCCACACCACAACATGGCCATGCCCATTTCGTGCTGGTTCATGGGGCCGGTCACGGCGCTTGGTGTTGGTATAAACTCATACCAATATTGAAATCTCAAGGACACAACGTAACTGCAGTCGACTTAGCTGCATCCGGGATCGATCTAAGTCGGGCTGAAACTCTCTTGTCGATCAACGAGTATATTGAGCCACTGATGGACCTAATGAATAGTCTAAACGTGGATGAGAAGGTGATTCTGGTGGCACATGGTTTTGGTGGGCTTGCTATTTCCAAGGCCATGGAGTTATTCCATGATAAGGTTCATATGGCTATTTTCGTTACTGCCCTAATGCCTGGCCCAACCTTCAATTTCACGTTTCTTTCTAAAGGG TTGGTGAGGTGGCAAGCTCCATTACTAGACATGAAGTTTATATTTGGAGATGGTCCTAATAACCCCCCTACTCTTTCCATTGGAGGTCCACTTTTCCTTTCTTTAAATATGTATGACCTTAGTCCGAGAGAG GACGTTGAATTGGCGGGTGCATTGGTTCGGCCACAGCGCTTATTCAGCAACGAAGATATAGACACAAGTCTTGTGCTCACGCCCGAGAGATACGGATCGGTAAATCGGATCTTTGTAGTGTCCGAGAAAGGCAAAACATTGATGAAAGAGTTCCAACTCTGGATGATCAAGAACAATCCTCCTAATCATGTGGAGCATATCCAGGATTCTGATCATATGGTCATGATTTCCAGGCCGTTGGATCTCGGTGACCGTCTTTTATCTTTGGCTAAGAAGTTCGCTTGA